A region of Marnyiella aurantia DNA encodes the following proteins:
- the ctlX gene encoding citrulline utilization hydrolase CtlX: protein MQTTDTVLMIEPVAFGYNAQTAENNYFQVNVQNEETQKKALAEFSAFAAKLAEKGVNVIKVQDTLDPHTPDSIFPNNWVSFHRNGKVIMYPMFAPNRRVERREDVLNAVQDHGFKINRVVDVSHFENEGKYLEGTGSMIFDHTNKIAYGSVSLRLDEGLFRKFCAENGYEPVVFHSYQNAGEERLPIYHTNVMMCVADRFVVICLDCIDNEIEREKVQEVIKSSGKELIEISEEQLQNFAGNMLQVHNSDGKTFLVMSQTAYNSLTAEQISRIEKYSEIIYADLNTIEVNGGGSARCMLAEVFLPKA, encoded by the coding sequence ATGCAAACGACTGATACGGTGCTGATGATTGAACCGGTGGCCTTTGGTTATAATGCCCAAACTGCAGAGAACAATTATTTCCAGGTTAATGTGCAGAATGAGGAAACGCAGAAGAAAGCTCTGGCAGAATTCAGTGCTTTTGCAGCTAAGCTGGCAGAGAAAGGAGTGAACGTAATAAAGGTTCAGGATACACTGGATCCCCATACACCGGATTCTATTTTCCCGAATAACTGGGTAAGCTTTCACCGCAACGGTAAAGTTATTATGTATCCTATGTTTGCACCTAACCGCAGAGTCGAGCGCCGGGAAGATGTGCTGAATGCTGTGCAGGATCACGGATTTAAAATAAACCGAGTTGTGGACGTCAGTCATTTCGAAAACGAAGGTAAGTATCTGGAAGGAACTGGCAGCATGATCTTCGACCATACCAATAAGATTGCTTACGGTTCGGTATCGCTTAGGTTGGACGAAGGTTTGTTCCGAAAATTCTGCGCAGAAAACGGTTACGAGCCTGTTGTATTTCACAGTTATCAGAATGCAGGTGAAGAAAGGCTGCCTATATATCACACGAACGTAATGATGTGTGTGGCCGACCGCTTCGTGGTAATTTGCCTGGACTGTATTGATAATGAAATTGAGCGCGAAAAAGTACAGGAGGTCATTAAATCATCAGGTAAGGAACTTATCGAGATCTCTGAAGAGCAGTTGCAGAACTTTGCCGGAAATATGCTTCAGGTACATAACTCGGACGGAAAAACATTCCTGGTTATGAGCCAAACGGCATATAATTCCTTAACTGCTGAACAGATCAGCAGGATAGAGAAATACTCAGAAATAATTTATGCAGACCTGAATACCATTGAAGTAAACGGTGGTGGCAGTGCCCGCTGTATGCTGGCTGAAGTTTTTCTTCCTAAAGCCTAA
- a CDS encoding outer membrane beta-barrel family protein, with amino-acid sequence MKKQLTIAALLSLTFSYSQDTYQQDTSAVKEIKEVSITKKTFKKESDRFVYDVSRSPVAKGNTAFGILKATPLVSSTDDKTLKVLGKSNAVIFMNGRRTNMNAEAVVELLKNTPAENISKIEVITVPGSEFNVESSEAVINIVLKKKLDDGLNGNFRLTNHQDYYNQQSGAVSLNFRKNKLGISTHINGSNWQRRQYYSLQNGTVEYQNTSEGPIADPNLNLGGYLNMDYALTERQNIALSWNSWANRSYGSKGELFNTIITPAGTTFTKTINDEDARSYNNSLNLNYEIKTDSSGSKLNMNVAYLNYKRFQHNINSTFNSNTQRETLDLTNRFKQRAPQVIDNYAVTADYLHKFKNDLTVSVGGNFSKTETDNDTYFEKLNQASGIYIKDDNQSNHFIYQEQISGAYASAEKKIGGKFSGKLGLRLENTHSFGEILNSDLSIKRDYSNLLPFASISYDINEQNNISYSFSSRIRRPSFWELNPVRTYLTPTNYIQNNPFVKASEVYNNNFTYMFKQSYFFVVSHSLTKDDFSQIPLQNGDELRYIRTNYGDKVEFSATVGTQKSFFNSILTTNTNLGLQINRVDAFLDQDPITGDQFSPFIIDTHTNSLLIQTYNTLRLSSKKDWFLGVNYWYVGAHILNIGTLKPLSSLDISIKKIWNDWTFNLEATDLLRTNIVKVDDTQGNGNYNFVTNDQFNRGVQLSVTYSFGNKKIKGVRQIDDASKDAKSRTR; translated from the coding sequence ATGAAAAAACAATTAACTATCGCTGCTCTTCTTTCCCTGACTTTTTCATATTCACAGGATACATATCAGCAGGATACTTCTGCTGTGAAAGAAATAAAGGAAGTGTCAATAACCAAAAAAACTTTTAAAAAAGAATCTGACCGATTCGTTTACGATGTATCAAGATCGCCTGTTGCTAAAGGTAATACTGCATTCGGGATACTAAAGGCTACTCCGCTTGTTTCTTCCACCGACGATAAGACTTTAAAGGTATTGGGAAAATCCAATGCTGTAATCTTTATGAACGGACGCAGAACCAATATGAATGCTGAGGCTGTAGTTGAACTTCTGAAGAACACCCCCGCCGAAAACATCAGCAAAATTGAAGTAATAACTGTTCCCGGAAGCGAGTTTAATGTAGAGTCATCTGAGGCGGTAATCAATATCGTACTTAAGAAAAAACTGGATGACGGCCTGAACGGTAATTTCCGGCTTACCAACCATCAGGACTATTACAACCAACAGTCCGGCGCAGTATCTTTGAATTTCAGGAAGAATAAGTTAGGAATTTCCACCCACATCAACGGTTCCAACTGGCAAAGACGACAGTACTACAGCCTGCAGAACGGTACGGTCGAATATCAGAATACTTCGGAAGGGCCGATTGCAGATCCTAACCTGAACCTGGGCGGATATCTGAATATGGATTATGCACTTACAGAACGACAAAACATTGCCTTAAGCTGGAATTCCTGGGCCAACAGGAGCTACGGTTCCAAAGGAGAACTCTTTAACACAATTATCACTCCGGCCGGAACCACATTCACTAAAACAATAAATGATGAAGACGCACGCTCCTATAACAATTCGCTGAATCTGAATTACGAAATTAAAACCGACTCATCTGGCAGCAAACTGAACATGAACGTTGCCTATCTTAATTATAAGAGATTTCAGCACAATATAAATTCCACCTTTAACTCCAACACACAGAGGGAAACGCTGGATCTGACAAACAGGTTTAAGCAGCGCGCTCCGCAGGTAATTGACAATTACGCAGTTACCGCAGATTATCTGCACAAGTTTAAAAATGATCTGACCGTCTCAGTGGGCGGAAATTTCAGCAAAACCGAAACAGACAATGACACCTACTTTGAAAAACTGAATCAGGCATCAGGAATTTATATAAAAGATGACAACCAGTCCAATCACTTTATTTATCAGGAACAGATCAGCGGGGCTTATGCTTCGGCAGAAAAGAAAATAGGCGGGAAATTTTCAGGAAAACTTGGATTACGACTGGAAAACACACATTCCTTCGGGGAGATTCTGAACTCGGATCTTAGTATAAAACGGGACTACAGTAATCTGCTGCCATTTGCCAGCATCAGTTACGACATTAATGAGCAGAATAACATTTCCTACTCCTTCTCCAGCCGGATCCGCAGACCCTCCTTCTGGGAACTGAATCCGGTACGCACTTATCTGACGCCCACCAATTATATTCAGAACAATCCGTTTGTGAAAGCTTCTGAAGTGTACAATAACAATTTCACCTATATGTTTAAGCAATCCTACTTCTTTGTTGTAAGTCATAGTTTAACAAAAGACGATTTTTCCCAAATCCCGCTTCAGAATGGTGATGAACTGCGGTACATTCGTACTAATTATGGAGATAAGGTTGAATTCTCGGCCACGGTGGGAACTCAGAAATCTTTTTTTAACAGTATACTGACCACCAATACGAATTTGGGACTTCAGATCAACCGTGTAGATGCCTTTCTGGATCAGGACCCAATTACCGGGGATCAGTTCTCACCGTTTATCATTGATACCCATACCAATTCGCTGCTTATCCAGACCTACAATACCCTACGTCTTTCATCAAAAAAAGACTGGTTCCTGGGCGTTAACTATTGGTACGTAGGTGCGCATATCCTGAATATCGGCACGCTTAAGCCGCTCTCTTCTCTGGATATAAGTATCAAAAAAATCTGGAATGACTGGACTTTCAATCTGGAAGCAACCGACCTGCTGCGGACAAATATTGTAAAGGTTGATGATACCCAGGGCAACGGAAATTACAATTTTGTAACCAACGACCAGTTTAACCGTGGCGTACAGCTTTCTGTAACCTACAGTTTTGGAAACAAAAAGATAAAGGGTGTCCGCCAAATTGATGACGCGAGCAAGGATGCAAAATCCCGAACCAGGTAA
- a CDS encoding DUF3817 domain-containing protein, whose product MDFIEKLFAKYNDDKIILWFKKVCLLEAISWIFLFSAMIWIRYDREGLLPTIYIIIIGNIHGLFFTLYLLLLVPARRIFKWDDEDTVFALLSAFFPFATIWIDKKLARLDRQ is encoded by the coding sequence ATGGACTTCATTGAAAAGCTATTTGCAAAATATAATGACGATAAAATAATCCTATGGTTTAAAAAGGTCTGTCTCCTTGAGGCAATATCCTGGATTTTCCTGTTTTCGGCGATGATCTGGATTCGTTATGACCGGGAGGGGCTTTTACCCACCATCTACATTATTATTATCGGTAATATACACGGCCTCTTCTTTACCCTTTATCTTTTACTTTTGGTCCCGGCACGCAGGATCTTTAAATGGGATGACGAGGATACCGTCTTCGCACTGCTTTCGGCATTCTTCCCTTTTGCCACCATCTGGATCGATAAGAAGCTGGCACGGTTGGACAGGCAATAA
- the nadD gene encoding nicotinate (nicotinamide) nucleotide adenylyltransferase, producing MKKVGLFFGSFNPIHIGHLILANYILENSDMEELWFVVSPQNPFKEKKSLLKDHNRLDMVQLAIKNYPKMRASNVEFSMPQPSYTIDTLTYLHEKYPEYAFALIMGEDNLDGLAKWKNSEMLIKNHQIIVYPRTFEGEKKDHEYLQHENIALVNAPVIELSATEIRQMIKSGKNVRPMLPPEVFEYLDGSAFYK from the coding sequence ATGAAGAAGGTAGGTTTGTTTTTCGGAAGTTTCAATCCGATTCACATCGGTCACCTGATCCTGGCCAATTATATACTGGAAAATTCGGATATGGAAGAATTGTGGTTTGTGGTGAGTCCTCAAAACCCCTTCAAAGAGAAAAAGTCCCTTCTCAAGGATCACAACCGGCTGGATATGGTTCAGCTTGCCATTAAAAACTATCCTAAGATGCGGGCATCCAATGTAGAGTTCTCTATGCCGCAGCCCAGCTATACCATTGATACATTAACGTATCTGCACGAGAAGTACCCAGAATATGCTTTCGCACTGATTATGGGCGAAGACAATCTGGACGGTCTCGCAAAATGGAAAAATTCTGAAATGCTGATCAAAAATCATCAGATCATTGTGTATCCGCGTACTTTTGAGGGCGAAAAGAAAGATCACGAATACCTTCAGCATGAGAATATAGCACTTGTGAACGCACCGGTAATTGAACTCTCCGCTACGGAGATCCGCCAGATGATAAAATCAGGAAAAAATGTGAGGCCAATGCTGCCGCCGGAAGTTTTTGAATATCTGGATGGGAGTGCTTTTTACAAATAA
- the recJ gene encoding single-stranded-DNA-specific exonuclease RecJ has translation MSQKWIYKPEPDEDIVDGISSSLGFGTFESKILVLRGIDNYQKAREFFKPNLNDIHNPFLMKDMQLAVDRIATAIENGEKILVYGDYDVDGTTAVALMYLYLSKIVDKKYLEFYIPDRNSEGYGVSKEGIDFAKENGYSLIIALDCGIKAVDKIDYAKGLGVDFIICDHHLPGEQIPEAVAVLDPKRADCRYPFKELSGCGVGFKLCQGLNSIYKIPEAELFELTDLLAISIAADIVSMSGENRVLAKQGLKVLRKTRNLGLRMLIPSDKLATFEISNIVFEIAPKINAAGRISHGKAAVELMVSDNLKQAHQIVNDIITLNDSRREMDMSSTTEALLQVEESGQVQNYTTIVYGAGWNKGVIGIVASRLTETYYKPTLVFTDGNNGEMVASARTVADFDVHDALENCSDLFLKFGGHPAAAGLSMEKDKFELFREKFERIVSEKIKDHQKEPSITIDSIVDIDDLNKDFFNFHRKLAPFGPNNMKPVLVLKNQKISGFVKTMGKDECHLKFYIRQESTGRNIECVGFKLGKYADDFRSKNFDIAFTAEENHWKGNVTYFLNIRDVKFIESQEVPEIMAAPAAEGL, from the coding sequence ATGAGTCAAAAATGGATTTACAAACCCGAACCGGATGAAGATATCGTAGACGGCATCAGTTCGTCGCTGGGTTTTGGAACTTTTGAATCCAAAATACTGGTTCTCAGAGGAATTGACAACTACCAAAAGGCACGGGAATTCTTCAAACCCAACCTTAACGATATCCATAATCCCTTCCTGATGAAGGACATGCAGCTAGCCGTGGACCGGATAGCAACTGCAATTGAAAATGGCGAAAAAATACTTGTTTACGGTGATTATGATGTGGACGGCACCACCGCGGTGGCTCTCATGTACCTTTACCTGAGCAAGATCGTAGACAAGAAATATCTGGAATTTTACATCCCGGACCGTAATTCCGAGGGATACGGCGTTTCCAAAGAAGGAATTGATTTCGCCAAAGAAAACGGTTACTCCCTCATCATCGCTTTAGACTGCGGAATAAAGGCTGTGGACAAAATTGATTATGCTAAAGGATTAGGTGTAGATTTTATTATCTGCGACCACCACCTTCCTGGAGAGCAGATTCCTGAAGCAGTTGCGGTCCTGGATCCAAAGAGAGCGGACTGCCGCTATCCCTTCAAGGAACTTTCCGGCTGCGGGGTAGGTTTTAAACTCTGCCAGGGCCTGAACAGTATCTATAAAATCCCTGAAGCCGAACTGTTTGAGCTTACTGACCTGCTGGCCATCTCAATTGCCGCTGATATCGTATCAATGTCAGGTGAAAACAGAGTGCTGGCAAAACAGGGCCTGAAAGTACTTAGAAAAACCCGAAATCTGGGATTAAGGATGCTCATCCCATCCGATAAACTTGCCACGTTTGAAATTTCGAATATCGTATTTGAGATTGCTCCGAAAATAAATGCCGCCGGGCGTATTTCACACGGAAAGGCCGCGGTTGAACTTATGGTATCAGACAATCTTAAGCAGGCACATCAAATTGTAAATGACATCATCACCCTTAACGACAGCCGTCGCGAAATGGATATGAGCAGTACCACCGAGGCTTTGCTTCAGGTGGAGGAATCCGGACAGGTGCAGAATTATACGACAATTGTGTACGGAGCTGGCTGGAATAAAGGGGTTATTGGAATTGTAGCCTCCCGGCTTACAGAAACCTATTATAAGCCTACCCTGGTTTTTACCGATGGTAATAACGGAGAAATGGTAGCCTCAGCAAGGACCGTAGCTGATTTCGATGTGCACGACGCATTGGAAAATTGTTCTGACCTTTTCCTGAAATTCGGAGGTCATCCTGCTGCTGCAGGACTTTCAATGGAGAAAGACAAATTTGAGCTGTTCCGCGAGAAATTCGAGAGGATTGTTTCAGAAAAAATAAAGGACCATCAGAAGGAACCCAGCATCACCATTGATTCAATAGTTGATATTGACGACCTTAATAAAGACTTCTTCAATTTTCACAGGAAACTAGCCCCGTTTGGACCTAACAATATGAAACCGGTACTGGTGCTGAAAAACCAGAAAATATCCGGCTTTGTAAAAACCATGGGCAAGGACGAATGCCACCTCAAATTTTATATAAGACAGGAATCCACAGGCCGGAATATTGAATGTGTAGGCTTTAAACTGGGTAAGTATGCTGATGATTTCCGAAGCAAAAATTTCGACATTGCTTTTACTGCTGAAGAAAATCACTGGAAAGGCAATGTGACCTATTTTCTGAATATTCGTGATGTTAAGTTTATAGAATCCCAGGAAGTTCCTGAAATTATGGCTGCACCTGCAGCAGAAGGATTATGA
- a CDS encoding ABC-F family ATP-binding cassette domain-containing protein, with translation MLTVSNLSLQFGKRVLFDDVNIMFTKGNCYGIIGANGAGKSTFLKILTGQQDPTTGNVSLEPGKRMSVLEQDHFAYDNYTVLETILRGNKKLFEIKEEMDALYAKEDFSDEDGIKAGELGVIYDEMGGWNSESDAMTMLSNVGIKEDMHYQLMGELENQNKVKVLLAQALFGNPDVLILDEPTNDLDIETIAWLEDFLADYENTVIVVSHDRHFLDTVCTHIADLDYSKLNLYTGNYSFWYQASQLATRQRQQANKKAEEKKKELQDFIARFSSNVAKAKQATARKKMIDKLNIDDIKPSSRRYPAIIFDTEREAGDQILEVKGLEKTKDGELLFSDINLNLKKGDKVAVLSKNSLAITEFFEILGGNAEGDKGTFNWGITTNQSYMPLDNTSFFQENINLVDWLRQFTKNDEERHEEYMRGFLGKMLFSGDEALKSCTVLSGGEKMRCMFSRMMLQRANVLLLDEPTNHLDLESITTLNNSLTNFKGTLLLASHDHEMLQTVCNRIIELTPKGIIDREMSYDEYLADKKVKELQQQMYS, from the coding sequence ATGTTAACAGTATCTAACCTATCCTTACAATTCGGGAAAAGAGTTCTTTTTGATGATGTGAATATCATGTTTACAAAAGGTAACTGCTATGGTATTATTGGCGCAAACGGCGCCGGAAAATCAACTTTTCTGAAAATCCTGACCGGACAGCAGGATCCTACTACCGGTAATGTATCCCTGGAGCCTGGTAAGAGAATGTCGGTTTTGGAGCAGGATCACTTTGCATATGACAACTATACAGTACTTGAAACCATATTGAGAGGAAATAAAAAACTTTTTGAGATAAAAGAGGAAATGGATGCTCTTTATGCCAAGGAAGATTTTTCTGATGAAGACGGTATCAAAGCCGGTGAACTCGGTGTAATTTATGACGAAATGGGTGGCTGGAATTCGGAATCAGATGCCATGACCATGCTTTCCAATGTTGGCATTAAAGAAGATATGCACTATCAACTTATGGGCGAGCTGGAAAACCAGAATAAGGTAAAGGTTTTGCTCGCCCAGGCACTTTTCGGCAATCCGGATGTACTGATTCTGGATGAACCTACCAATGACCTGGATATCGAAACAATTGCCTGGCTGGAAGATTTCCTTGCCGATTATGAAAATACCGTAATCGTAGTATCTCACGACCGTCACTTCCTGGACACTGTTTGTACGCATATTGCCGACTTGGATTATTCTAAACTTAATCTTTATACAGGTAACTATTCCTTCTGGTACCAAGCGTCACAGCTTGCTACCCGCCAGCGCCAGCAGGCCAACAAAAAAGCAGAAGAGAAAAAGAAGGAACTTCAGGACTTTATTGCTCGTTTCTCATCCAACGTTGCGAAAGCCAAGCAGGCTACTGCGCGTAAGAAGATGATCGACAAGCTGAACATTGATGATATCAAGCCTTCATCCAGAAGATATCCTGCAATTATCTTCGATACAGAACGTGAAGCAGGAGACCAGATTCTTGAAGTAAAAGGACTTGAAAAAACGAAAGACGGCGAGCTTTTATTCTCAGATATTAACCTCAACCTTAAAAAAGGCGATAAAGTTGCGGTACTGTCCAAGAACAGCCTCGCAATCACAGAATTTTTCGAAATACTGGGCGGTAACGCTGAAGGTGACAAAGGTACCTTCAACTGGGGAATCACTACCAACCAATCTTATATGCCACTGGATAACACCTCATTCTTCCAGGAAAATATCAATCTGGTAGACTGGCTCCGTCAGTTCACGAAGAATGATGAAGAAAGACATGAAGAATATATGCGCGGTTTCCTGGGTAAAATGCTTTTCTCCGGCGACGAGGCACTTAAATCATGTACGGTCCTTTCGGGAGGCGAGAAAATGCGCTGTATGTTTTCCAGAATGATGCTTCAGCGTGCGAATGTCCTGCTTCTGGACGAACCTACCAACCACCTGGACCTGGAAAGTATCACCACACTTAACAACTCACTGACCAATTTCAAGGGTACGCTCCTGCTGGCGTCCCATGACCACGAAATGCTTCAGACGGTTTGTAACCGTATTATTGAACTTACACCTAAAGGCATCATTGACCGCGAAATGAGCTACGACGAATATCTGGCTGATAAGAAAGTTAAGGAGCTGCAGCAGCAGATGTATTCATAA
- the smpB gene encoding SsrA-binding protein SmpB, whose amino-acid sequence MKIEKSVTILNKRARFEYEILEELEAGMVLTGTEIKALRSSKASITESFCQFIDGELYIINMSIDEYKLGTYYNHKTKRERKLLLHKRELQKLEKKMKDVGNTIVPLKLYINNRGKAKVLIALGKGKKLFDKRESIKDRENKRTLDRILKKS is encoded by the coding sequence ATGAAGATCGAGAAATCTGTTACAATTTTAAACAAGCGCGCACGGTTCGAATATGAGATTCTGGAAGAGCTTGAAGCGGGTATGGTGCTTACGGGGACCGAAATTAAAGCACTCAGGTCTTCAAAGGCAAGTATTACTGAGTCTTTCTGTCAGTTTATAGATGGCGAACTGTACATTATTAATATGTCCATTGACGAATATAAACTCGGGACCTATTATAACCATAAAACAAAAAGAGAGCGAAAACTCCTGCTTCATAAAAGAGAGCTGCAGAAACTGGAAAAGAAAATGAAGGATGTTGGGAACACAATTGTTCCGCTCAAACTTTATATTAACAACCGTGGAAAAGCAAAGGTGCTTATCGCTTTAGGAAAAGGCAAAAAACTCTTTGATAAAAGGGAATCCATAAAAGACAGAGAAAATAAAAGAACCCTTGACAGAATTCTTAAGAAAAGTTAA
- a CDS encoding OmpA family protein produces MKNLKLGISALALTVATTVFAQTSNNPWLIGVGAHGVNHMAVQNGGIGDKFGAFDKLFNIGDYHITPPLSKLTVARHLAGPLVLDWQTSVGNVPNARFNMGKEFMLMTGLGLQLKANTLWNEESWFDPYLRVGASYLRHDYSGVSFPAVDAANNNDVIAYDKNGTTVGKANHFATPVGLGSNFWITKNFGLGVQGDYVATPFNDGSNVPNFWQASASLLFRFGQRDRDKDGILDKDDLCPDTPGLPEFQGCPDTDGDGIPDKDDECPEVAGPVENNGCPWPDTDGDGIIDRDDNCPNVPGPAENAGCPWPDTDGDGILDKDDACPTVPGLAQYNGCPKPIEVWGEEATVALENILFNFDKATLRPESNEKLDNAAKIIKDSQGRFMIIGHTDKKGSEAYNLKLSRQRAAAVVQALEARGVNDSALKSMGVGEQDATVPESASNAEREKDRKVIVKPADAATWDAMKKRDY; encoded by the coding sequence ATGAAAAATCTAAAATTAGGAATTTCAGCATTGGCACTTACGGTTGCCACTACTGTTTTCGCTCAAACCAGCAACAATCCGTGGTTAATCGGGGTTGGTGCTCATGGAGTGAATCACATGGCCGTACAGAACGGCGGGATTGGTGACAAATTTGGTGCATTCGATAAACTGTTTAATATCGGTGACTACCATATCACTCCACCACTTTCTAAATTAACCGTTGCAAGACACCTTGCAGGTCCTTTGGTGTTAGACTGGCAGACTTCTGTTGGTAACGTTCCAAATGCAAGATTCAACATGGGCAAGGAATTTATGCTGATGACTGGTTTAGGTCTTCAACTTAAAGCAAATACCCTATGGAATGAAGAGTCCTGGTTTGACCCATATTTAAGAGTTGGTGCCAGCTACCTAAGACATGATTACTCAGGTGTAAGTTTCCCTGCAGTAGATGCGGCTAACAACAACGACGTAATTGCTTATGACAAAAACGGTACTACTGTAGGAAAAGCAAATCACTTTGCTACTCCAGTAGGTCTTGGATCTAACTTCTGGATCACCAAGAACTTCGGTTTAGGTGTTCAGGGAGACTATGTAGCTACTCCATTCAACGACGGTTCCAATGTTCCTAACTTCTGGCAGGCTTCTGCTTCCCTGTTATTCAGATTTGGACAGAGAGACAGAGATAAGGATGGTATCTTAGACAAAGATGATCTTTGCCCAGATACTCCAGGTTTACCTGAATTCCAGGGATGCCCAGATACTGACGGTGACGGAATCCCAGATAAAGATGATGAATGTCCAGAGGTTGCAGGACCGGTTGAAAACAACGGTTGTCCTTGGCCAGATACAGATGGTGACGGAATCATCGACAGAGATGATAACTGTCCTAACGTTCCTGGACCAGCTGAAAACGCAGGATGCCCATGGCCAGATACAGACGGTGACGGTATCTTAGATAAAGATGACGCTTGTCCTACAGTTCCAGGTCTTGCTCAGTATAACGGATGTCCTAAGCCAATTGAAGTTTGGGGGGAGGAAGCTACAGTAGCATTGGAGAACATTCTGTTCAACTTTGATAAAGCGACTCTTAGACCAGAATCTAACGAGAAACTTGATAACGCAGCAAAAATTATTAAAGATTCTCAAGGAAGATTTATGATTATCGGTCATACTGATAAGAAAGGATCTGAAGCTTATAACCTGAAACTATCAAGACAAAGAGCAGCAGCAGTTGTACAGGCTCTTGAAGCTAGAGGTGTTAACGACAGCGCTCTTAAGTCAATGGGTGTTGGTGAGCAGGACGCTACAGTACCGGAATCCGCTTCTAACGCTGAAAGAGAAAAAGACAGAAAAGTTATCGTTAAGCCAGCTGATGCAGCTACTTGGGATGCTATGAAAAAGAGAGATTACTAA
- a CDS encoding YebC/PmpR family DNA-binding transcriptional regulator — MGRAFEYRKASKMARWDKMAKTFSKIGKDIALAVKAGGPDQDSNPALRRCILNAKGANMPKDNVERAIKKASGADAENYEEVTYEGYGQGGVAFFVECTTNNTTRTVANVRAIFNKFDGNLGKNGELTFLFDRQGVFTIDRSAITMDWDDFEMEMIDGGAEEIDQDEAEVYVTTKFEDFGSLSHKLHELSIEAKSSELQRIPNLTKEVNAEQFKANMKMLERFEEDDDVQNVYHNMEITDELMATL; from the coding sequence ATGGGACGCGCGTTCGAATACAGAAAAGCATCAAAGATGGCCCGCTGGGACAAGATGGCTAAAACATTTTCCAAAATTGGAAAGGATATCGCTCTGGCTGTTAAGGCCGGCGGTCCGGACCAGGATTCCAATCCCGCGTTACGCAGGTGTATACTGAATGCCAAAGGTGCCAATATGCCCAAGGACAATGTAGAACGTGCAATTAAGAAAGCCAGTGGTGCAGATGCCGAAAACTATGAAGAAGTAACCTACGAAGGGTACGGACAGGGTGGCGTTGCATTTTTTGTGGAATGTACTACCAACAATACGACCCGTACCGTGGCAAATGTTCGTGCGATCTTTAACAAGTTCGACGGGAACTTAGGAAAGAATGGCGAACTTACTTTTCTCTTTGATAGACAAGGAGTGTTCACAATAGACAGATCAGCTATTACGATGGACTGGGACGATTTTGAGATGGAAATGATTGACGGTGGTGCCGAAGAGATTGACCAGGATGAGGCAGAGGTATATGTTACCACCAAATTTGAGGATTTTGGATCACTTTCGCACAAACTTCACGAACTTTCGATTGAAGCTAAAAGTTCCGAGCTGCAAAGAATCCCAAATCTGACCAAGGAGGTAAATGCGGAGCAGTTCAAGGCAAATATGAAGATGCTCGAGCGGTTTGAGGAAGATGATGATGTGCAGAACGTTTACCACAATATGGAAATCACAGATGAGTTGATGGCAACCCTTTAA
- a CDS encoding GNAT family N-acetyltransferase: MNYTNNKSGNGGVITLANDDAEIGRATYTVFPEDQKLVISFVLVHPRFEGRGMGKYLVEATVAYARENNWKVYPHCSYARAVMNRMNDVDDILLHR, encoded by the coding sequence ATGAATTATACAAACAATAAATCCGGCAATGGTGGCGTGATTACGCTTGCCAATGATGATGCTGAAATTGGCAGAGCAACCTACACTGTCTTTCCTGAAGACCAAAAATTAGTCATTTCGTTTGTACTTGTACATCCGCGGTTTGAAGGTCGGGGTATGGGTAAGTATCTTGTGGAGGCCACTGTGGCCTATGCCAGGGAGAACAACTGGAAAGTATACCCGCACTGTTCCTATGCACGTGCTGTAATGAACAGAATGAATGATGTAGATGATATTTTGCTGCACAGATAA